The following proteins are encoded in a genomic region of Pseudomonadota bacterium:
- a CDS encoding N-6 DNA methylase, translated as MKDADIGFHKEWIGLAQPVEGLVFSWPVLAAAQIAPKVRSSLTAELEAHLDDTDHGVAVRDVRQFFVEFLGYDRPGMLVPRAELPADLKFYAPEGRQEVRPSFAIARGPFKEAGDDPFAEFAGSSARPSTTTASDPQADSPYLALVWDLSDDADDALDIDLDKNESLTGPWRYPPTAKLERLLRHTGIPIGFVSNRRELRVVYAPPGESTGHLTFRFRHLIQPNGRKLVAALELIFHARQTYEAGSEFTFEGLLRESRLRQAEVTKDLAAQVFEAVEILLEGFEHAAARDCTGDRIDWLRAALEEPEDHFYQGILSVVLRVVFLLYSEDQSLLPVQHPTYAKHLSVLGLYEDLVDDAGAHPESMHLRFGAYGRLIALFRAVFLGVHHEDLRLPPRRGRLFDPSAFPFLEGGLPGWTAAITLPEQRAAVQLPSIDDGTLYRVLHRLIVFEGQRLSYRSLDVEQIGAVYESLMGYHVLRMESPAVRLGKQRVWVETERVRTIKPSDRKKLWKETCGLSTTAAKKAEAAVKGAEDAAGVAEALGELTPGSKSEKPRHRVATGRLVLQPGEERRRTGSHYTPRWLSEKVVRRTLEPILACLGEGRTADQILSLKICDPAMGSGAFLVAACRLLAEEVVAAWDRAGEAAALTEEHGDALLHARRLVAQRCLYGVDKNAAAVELAKLSLWLVTLSKELPFTFVDHSLRHGDSLVGLDLEQIKSFHWEPKEQLETCRRVLEDALEQALEHRDQILALADKEDAESQREKQRLLEYAEQATARVRMIADLCVGAFFAEGKTKARENERARRLELLRRLLEGDESIRSSLQHLAANIHTQLSPFHWHSEFPEVFYQQRSDPLSPSKSSGAAYFEAIVGNPPFAGSHRITALRGKTYSEWIKHAFRADGFVDYSAFFVAQSAPLLGPSGAFGMLSTSGIAEGDSRDVSLRRILESGYTIIDAIPRTFWPGDAAVEYASTVATVGIPIVPVIRLDGEAVALINSSLKAAPERASAQKLLANAGLIFAGHELGTRALVFPTAELNHLSEADGVLPFLDGPDLTRSAQPGTSQSVVALWGMSEEQASSLTSYEALKANGAQESSRSSRWWRLKQERRGILEYRGQGHSRFLVVCRHGKHPAFWFVDSNVVPDFGLNAILLWEHSTFAILQSRVHCIWRDADPKTLAGHPRYLAGVFETFPFPHPDPRTIIDSLEAIGNTLYETRAKFMLDTDQGLTKTYNALKDPDHDDPRVLELRRLHEEMDRAVLGAYGWPDIEVPPFCPKTDEDRAALQEFEDEVIDRLYVLNAERAREEERLGARKKKGSKRSKGNSRRSGKKKASSEDAAAADDTQGELF; from the coding sequence CGTCGAGGGCCTGGTCTTCTCCTGGCCCGTGCTCGCTGCGGCTCAGATCGCGCCGAAGGTGCGCTCCAGCCTCACCGCCGAGCTCGAAGCTCACCTGGACGACACCGACCATGGCGTGGCCGTCCGCGACGTGCGCCAGTTCTTCGTGGAGTTCTTGGGCTACGACCGGCCCGGCATGCTGGTCCCGCGGGCTGAGCTTCCCGCAGACCTGAAGTTCTACGCACCGGAAGGGCGTCAGGAAGTTCGCCCGAGCTTCGCCATCGCGCGCGGTCCATTCAAGGAGGCCGGGGACGACCCCTTCGCCGAGTTCGCTGGGTCATCCGCAAGGCCATCCACAACCACCGCGAGCGATCCACAGGCCGACTCTCCCTACCTGGCGCTGGTCTGGGATCTGTCGGACGACGCCGACGATGCTCTCGACATCGACCTCGACAAGAACGAATCCCTCACCGGCCCGTGGCGCTATCCCCCGACCGCGAAGCTGGAGCGCCTGCTGCGCCACACCGGCATTCCCATCGGCTTCGTGAGCAACCGTCGCGAGCTTCGGGTCGTCTACGCGCCGCCGGGTGAATCCACCGGGCACCTGACGTTTCGCTTTCGGCATCTGATCCAGCCCAACGGAAGGAAGCTCGTCGCCGCCTTGGAGCTCATCTTCCACGCCCGCCAAACGTACGAAGCCGGGAGCGAATTCACCTTCGAGGGTCTCCTCAGGGAGAGCCGCCTTCGCCAAGCCGAGGTCACCAAGGACCTGGCGGCCCAGGTCTTCGAGGCGGTGGAGATCCTCCTCGAAGGCTTCGAACACGCCGCCGCCCGCGACTGCACTGGCGATCGCATCGATTGGCTCCGCGCCGCCCTCGAAGAACCGGAAGACCACTTCTACCAGGGCATCCTCAGCGTGGTCCTTCGCGTGGTCTTCCTTCTCTACTCCGAAGACCAGAGCCTGCTTCCGGTCCAGCACCCAACCTACGCCAAGCACCTGAGCGTCCTTGGCCTCTACGAAGACTTGGTCGACGACGCGGGAGCCCATCCCGAATCGATGCACCTCCGCTTCGGGGCCTACGGCCGCCTCATCGCTCTTTTTCGGGCCGTCTTCCTCGGCGTGCACCACGAAGACCTTCGGCTCCCGCCCCGGCGCGGCCGCCTCTTCGACCCGAGCGCATTCCCCTTCCTCGAAGGCGGTCTCCCGGGATGGACCGCCGCGATCACCCTTCCCGAACAACGCGCGGCCGTTCAGCTCCCGAGCATCGACGACGGCACCCTGTACCGCGTGCTTCATCGGCTCATCGTCTTCGAGGGCCAGCGGCTCAGCTACCGGTCGCTCGACGTGGAGCAGATCGGCGCCGTCTACGAGTCGCTGATGGGCTACCACGTGCTGCGCATGGAAAGCCCCGCCGTGCGCCTCGGCAAGCAGCGCGTGTGGGTCGAGACCGAACGCGTGCGGACGATTAAGCCCAGCGACCGAAAGAAGCTCTGGAAGGAAACCTGCGGGCTCAGCACCACCGCCGCGAAGAAGGCCGAGGCAGCGGTCAAGGGCGCGGAGGACGCAGCAGGCGTGGCCGAGGCCTTGGGCGAGCTCACGCCTGGCTCCAAGAGCGAGAAGCCCCGACACCGCGTCGCCACCGGCCGGCTCGTGCTGCAGCCAGGGGAAGAACGCCGCCGGACCGGAAGCCACTACACCCCTCGCTGGCTCAGCGAGAAGGTCGTTCGGCGCACCCTCGAACCGATTCTGGCCTGCCTCGGCGAAGGCCGCACCGCCGATCAGATCCTCAGCCTGAAGATCTGCGACCCCGCCATGGGTTCCGGCGCGTTCCTCGTCGCGGCGTGTCGTCTGCTTGCCGAAGAAGTCGTTGCCGCCTGGGATCGAGCCGGCGAAGCCGCCGCGCTTACTGAGGAGCACGGCGACGCGCTCCTTCACGCGCGCCGGCTCGTCGCGCAACGTTGCCTCTATGGTGTGGACAAGAACGCTGCCGCCGTGGAGCTCGCCAAGCTCTCGCTCTGGCTGGTCACCCTCTCGAAGGAGCTCCCCTTTACCTTCGTCGACCACTCGCTTCGACACGGCGATTCCCTGGTCGGCCTCGACCTCGAACAGATCAAGAGCTTCCACTGGGAGCCAAAGGAACAGCTCGAAACCTGCCGGCGTGTGCTGGAGGATGCGCTGGAGCAGGCGCTGGAACACCGCGATCAGATTCTGGCGCTCGCCGACAAGGAGGACGCCGAATCGCAGCGCGAGAAGCAGCGGCTCTTGGAGTACGCCGAACAAGCCACGGCTCGTGTTCGGATGATAGCCGACCTGTGTGTCGGGGCATTCTTCGCGGAGGGAAAGACAAAAGCACGCGAGAATGAGCGAGCGCGACGGCTGGAGCTGCTTCGCCGACTGCTCGAAGGCGATGAGAGCATTCGGTCGTCACTTCAACATTTGGCTGCGAACATTCACACACAACTTTCTCCATTTCATTGGCACAGCGAGTTTCCCGAGGTTTTCTATCAGCAGCGGTCCGATCCACTGTCCCCGAGCAAGAGCAGCGGCGCCGCATACTTTGAGGCCATCGTGGGGAATCCCCCATTCGCGGGGTCTCACCGTATCACCGCTCTAAGAGGCAAGACGTACTCTGAATGGATCAAACACGCCTTTCGCGCCGACGGGTTTGTCGATTACTCAGCATTCTTTGTCGCACAATCAGCACCTCTCCTAGGACCCAGCGGCGCTTTCGGCATGCTTTCGACAAGCGGCATAGCGGAAGGTGATTCCAGAGACGTCTCTCTGCGCCGGATTCTCGAATCCGGATATACCATCATTGACGCTATTCCCCGCACCTTCTGGCCCGGGGACGCAGCAGTCGAATACGCATCTACCGTGGCAACGGTCGGGATCCCCATCGTCCCAGTAATCCGACTCGACGGGGAAGCGGTCGCCTTAATCAACTCAAGCCTAAAGGCCGCTCCAGAACGGGCTTCCGCTCAGAAGCTCCTAGCGAACGCTGGCTTGATATTCGCGGGACACGAATTAGGCACGAGGGCTTTGGTCTTCCCCACCGCCGAGCTCAACCATCTTTCTGAGGCCGACGGAGTACTCCCCTTTCTCGACGGCCCGGACCTAACGAGGAGCGCCCAGCCAGGGACATCGCAAAGTGTAGTAGCGCTCTGGGGGATGTCGGAGGAGCAGGCCTCATCGCTAACAAGCTACGAGGCGCTCAAAGCGAATGGCGCTCAGGAGTCGTCTAGGAGCAGTCGGTGGTGGCGGCTCAAGCAGGAACGCAGGGGGATACTGGAGTACCGAGGACAAGGTCATTCCCGTTTCCTCGTAGTCTGCAGGCACGGAAAGCATCCCGCCTTTTGGTTTGTCGACTCAAACGTGGTTCCTGACTTTGGTCTCAACGCAATACTGCTGTGGGAACACTCGACCTTCGCAATTCTGCAGAGTCGAGTCCACTGCATCTGGCGAGATGCCGACCCAAAGACGCTAGCCGGACACCCTCGCTACCTAGCGGGCGTCTTCGAGACGTTCCCGTTTCCCCACCCAGACCCGCGCACCATCATCGACTCCCTCGAAGCCATCGGCAACACGCTCTATGAGACCCGAGCAAAGTTCATGCTCGACACCGACCAGGGCCTCACGAAGACCTACAATGCGCTGAAGGACCCCGACCACGACGACCCGCGCGTCCTCGAGCTGCGCCGACTCCACGAAGAAATGGACCGTGCCGTCCTCGGCGCCTACGGCTGGCCGGACATCGAGGTTCCACCCTTCTGCCCGAAAACCGACGAGGACCGCGCCGCGCTCCAGGAGTTCGAGGACGAGGTCATCGACCGCCTCTACGTCCTGAACGCGGAGCGCGCCCGGGAGGAGGAGCGGCTGGGCGCCAGGAAGAAGAAGGGTAGCAAGCGGTCGAAGGGCAACAGCCGCAGGTCCGGCAAGAAGAAGGCTTCGTCCGAAGACGCCGCGGCCGCCGACGACACACAGGGGGAGCTGTTTTGA